TTCGGCGCCGACGACGCTCGGGTTGGAGCCCGGCGCGAGGTGATGGGCAACCTGCACACCGGAGGCGTCGAGGAGGACGCACTCCGTTTTGCTGCCGCCACCGTCGACGCCGATGCGAAGGAGAGAAGTCATCGAAGGCTGAGGTCGGAGGCCAGAGGCCGGAAGCCAGAAGGCCAGATGTCAGAGGTCAGGGGCCGGAAGACGGAAGTCAGACGCCGGAGGGCGGAGGTTGGGAGCCTGAGATCGGCTAGAGGGAGAGGAGGTTTTTCAGGGCGGCGAGGTACTTCTCCTGGGTGCGGGAGATGACCTCGGCGGGGAGGCGCGGCGCAGGCGGCTGCTGGTTCCACTTGATGGCGAGCAGGTGGTCGCGGACGAACTGCTTGTCGTAGCTCGGCGGGGACTGGTTGGGCGCGTAGCTCTCGGCCGGCCAGTAGCGGGAGGAATCGGGGGTGAGCACCTCGTCGATGAGCCAGAGGTTGCCGGCGGAGTCGGTGCCGAACTCGAACTTCGTGTCGGCGAGGATCATGCCGGCCTGCTTGGCGCGGTCGTGGCCGAATTGATACAGCGCGAGGCTGGTGGCCTTGACCTTCTCGTAGAGGTCGCGGCCGACGATCGCGATGCCCTGGGCGTCATTGATCGGCGCGTCGTGCTGGCCCTTGGGCGCCTTGGTCGTGGGGGTAAAGATAGGCTGCGGGAGGCGGTCGGCCTGGCGCAGGCCGGCGGGCAGCTTGATGCCGCAGACGTCGCCGGATTTCTGGTACGAGCTCCAGCCGCTGCCGACGAGGTAGCCGCGGACCACGCACTCGATCGGGACGGTCTTCAGCTTGCGGACCACCATCGAGCGGAGCTGCAGGTCGACATCCTTGATGCCGCGACGGGCGAACTCGGCCGGCTGGTTGGGCAGGAGGTGGTTCTGGATCAGGCCGCTGGTCTGGGCGAACCACCAGTTGCTGATCTGCGTGAGGATCGCGCCCTTGCCGGGAATGCCGTCGGGCAGGATCACGTCGAAGGCGGAGAGCCGGTCGGTGGCGGTGAGCAGGAGCGCGTCGCCGAGGTCGAAAATCTCCCGGACTTTGCCGGAGGCGATACGGGGAAAGGGCAGACCGTCGATCGAAGTGACGGCGGTTTTGGGCAAGGCGGAGGCGATTTCGGCGAACGTCATGGTGGGTGGTGCGGTGGCGCCCTGTTTGACTACGAATCGTTCCCGCGGCGCGAACAAAAAGTGGCCGATGACGAAGGCGTACGCCCGTTGCAAAAAGCCCCAACCCGCCTTCGCTCTGCAGCTACCCACAACCATGAGTTCTTTCGTCGTGCTGTTTCGTCAGGGTCCCCACCCCCTGACCGAGGTCGATCGGCAACGCCGGCAGGCGGCAGTGTCCGCCTGGGCGAAGCCACTGAATGCCGCCGGCCACAAGCTGGAACCGCGGATCCTCGCGCCCGACGCGCGGTACGCGGGACCCACCCCGCCGGGCCAGCCGGCGGGCTGGCCGGTGACGGCGCTGCTGTTTCTCGAAGCGGCGAGCCTGGACGAGGCGGAACGCATCGCAGCGTCGCATCCCGCCACGGCGTACAACGCCAGCGTGGAGGTGCGGCCCTGGACGCCGCCGCCGGTACCAGCGGCATCGTCCCGTTGATCCGACACCGGCGACACTGACTCTGCGCCGGCGCGACCGGGACGTGGCGCGGGCGGGCGGCCCGGTTGCTGCTCTGAATTTCCGCTTTTTTACCGCCCGCGACCGTGATTCGCTGGCCGTCCCTTATCCATGTCCGCCACACCCGACCTGCCTGATGGCCCTATCGTGCCCGAGCCGTCCTTCTCCGGAAGCGATGAACTGCTGGTCGGCGCCGCGCTGGCGGCGTCAGGTGGTTCCGATGGGCACGGGCACCACGGCCCGCAGCACACGCACTGTGAGAACTGCGGGACGAAGCTGGAGGGGCCGTACTGTCATCGCTGCGGCCAGCCCGACTTCGAATTTCACCGCTCGTTTCGGCACGTCTTCATGGAGGCGCTGGAGACGTGGTTTCATTTCGAGGGAAAGTTCTTCCGCAACATCGTCACCCTCCTATTCCGGCCGGGGCAGTTGACGGCAGAGTTCAATCGCGGCAAGCGGGCGGCGCAGATGCCGCCGTTCCGGCTCTACCTGTTCGTCAGCGTGGTGTTCTTCTTCGTGATGTTCCTGGGCCGGCCCTCGCACGCGCCGGTGGTGCTCGATGCCAAGTCGCACGAAGATCCGACGAGCGTCAGCGGAACCGTGGGCACGGTGACGGACGCACTGGCAACGGCGGCGAGCACGACAAAATCGGTGCGGGAAAACGGGAGGAAAAGGGCTGAAACCGGAAGCCTGAAGCCGGAAGTCGGAAGCCAGCGGCCAGAGGACGGAGGCCTGAGGGCTGAAGTCGGAGGCCAGAAGCCGGAGGTCGGAGGCCTGAAGACTGAAGTCGGAAGCCTGAAGGCGAGGGACGCCAAGAAGGGTGAGAAGAAGGAGAAACACATCAACATCTCCGGCAGCGAGGACTCGGCGGCCCTGCGATGGCTGGAGGAACTCGGGGAGAAGGCGGAGCGGCCGGGAGCGGCGGCGCAGATCACGGAGGCGTTCCTGCACAACATTCCGAAGCTGCTGCTGGTGTGTCTGCCGTTCTTCGCGCTGATCACGCGCGTGCTCTTCTGGCGCTCGGGCCAGGTGTATTTGCAGCACTTGGTGCTCGCGCTGCATTTTCACGCGTTCATTTATCTCTGGATCTTGTTCCGGAACGGTTGGGCGGAGATCGCGAAGCTGATGAGTCCCTCGCTCGGTTCACTGCTTTGGGCGTTGGGCACGCTGTGGCTGTGTATTTACCCGTTCATGATGTTCCGACGGCTGTTCGGTAACTCGTGGTTCCGCACGATCATGAAAGGCTCGGTGCTGGCTTTTGCCCATGGAACCTTGCTGGTCATCGGGTTCACGGTGTCGGTGCTGCTGGTGCTGGCGACGATGTGAGGGGGGGCGCTCTGATATCTTTCTCCTACTCTTACTCTTTCTCTTACTCTTGTTTGTTATTCGTTAACTGAAAGTCGGTTAAACGGGTTTTGAGTAAGATAATGAGTAAGAGTAAGAGAAAGATGATGAGGGGGGCACGCACCCTCGGGTCAGGGCCGGGGCTTGCAGGGGCACCAGGGGAGGAGGAGGGTGTCGCACTTCGGCTCCATGAAACGACTTCTCCTGTTTGGCCTCCTGGTTTTCTCCTTCGCTCTGGTACGGGCGGAGGAGAGTGAAACGATGGTGGAGCGCTCGTTGCGGCAGATCGTGGAAAAGCAGAAGCAGCTCTTTGCCGAGGCGGAGAAACGCGGCGACGAGATGGACATGGAAGCGTTTCGGACGCAGGCGCAGTCGATCACGCACGACTATGAACGGCTGATCGCGGGCGCCCCGAACTTTGCGGCGGGCTTCGCGTCGTACGGCTACTTTCTTTCGAAGGTCGACATGCGGAAGGAGGCCATGGCGATGCTGCTGCGGGCCAACCAACTGGATTCGAATATCCCCCTGGTGAAGAACCAGATTGGCAACATGCTCGCGGAGGATGGGAAGCCGATCGACGCCGCGAAGTACTTCCTCGCCGCGGTGAAACTCGCGCCGAACGAACCGCTTTATCACTACCAGCTCGCGACGCTGCTCGCGACCGCGCGGGACACATTCCTGAAGAGCGGCGAGTGGACCCGGGTCGCGCTGGACCAGGCGATGCAGGAAGGGTTCAAGCGGGCGGCCGAGCTGGCGCCGGACCGGGTCGAGTATGTTTACAGCTACGCGAAGTCCTTTTACGAAATGGAGCACCCGGATTGGGAGGCGGCGCTGAAGGTTTGGAGCGAGCTCGAGGAGACCGCGAAGACCGGGACCGCTCGCCAGATGATGCGCGTGCATGCGGCCAATGTGTTCATCCGGATGGGCAAGAAGGAGCACGCCAAGACGCTGCTCAACACGATCGACGACCCGAAGCTCCAGGAGCAGAAGAACGAGTTGCTGGCGCAGATCGCGGCGGAAGCGCCCGCGGCGGCGAATTGACGGATCATCCGCCCGCGCAGGCCGACGTGACGGCGGCGCGACGCTCACCGCGCACGGGAGGGAATTCAGCCCCGCGGCAGGCTTGAGCGTTTGAGCGGGGGGAGCGCCTGCAGGGCCTCGATGAGGTCTCCGGCGCTGAAGGGCTTGTTGACGAGCCGGTCGACCTGCAGTTCGCCGAGAGCTTGGCGCTCCTCGTCGGACACGCGGCCGCTCATAACCACAATGGCACCGGCGTAGTTGCTGCGGCGCACGCGGCGGATGAGGTCGATGCCATTGAGCCGCGGCATGTTGAGATCGAGCAACAGCACCTGAAACTCGGGGCCGTTGCCGGTAAGTTGGTTCCAGGCCTCGCTGCCATCGATGCAGTGGATGACCAGGTGACCGGCGCGTTCGAGGACCGCCATGGCAGCCCGCGTCACCAGGGGATCATCCTCGGCGAGCAGGATGCGGAGCC
The Opitutus sp. ER46 genome window above contains:
- a CDS encoding phosphoribosylaminoimidazolesuccinocarboxamide synthase, whose protein sequence is MTFAEIASALPKTAVTSIDGLPFPRIASGKVREIFDLGDALLLTATDRLSAFDVILPDGIPGKGAILTQISNWWFAQTSGLIQNHLLPNQPAEFARRGIKDVDLQLRSMVVRKLKTVPIECVVRGYLVGSGWSSYQKSGDVCGIKLPAGLRQADRLPQPIFTPTTKAPKGQHDAPINDAQGIAIVGRDLYEKVKATSLALYQFGHDRAKQAGMILADTKFEFGTDSAGNLWLIDEVLTPDSSRYWPAESYAPNQSPPSYDKQFVRDHLLAIKWNQQPPAPRLPAEVISRTQEKYLAALKNLLSL
- a CDS encoding DUF3667 domain-containing protein; this encodes MSATPDLPDGPIVPEPSFSGSDELLVGAALAASGGSDGHGHHGPQHTHCENCGTKLEGPYCHRCGQPDFEFHRSFRHVFMEALETWFHFEGKFFRNIVTLLFRPGQLTAEFNRGKRAAQMPPFRLYLFVSVVFFFVMFLGRPSHAPVVLDAKSHEDPTSVSGTVGTVTDALATAASTTKSVRENGRKRAETGSLKPEVGSQRPEDGGLRAEVGGQKPEVGGLKTEVGSLKARDAKKGEKKEKHINISGSEDSAALRWLEELGEKAERPGAAAQITEAFLHNIPKLLLVCLPFFALITRVLFWRSGQVYLQHLVLALHFHAFIYLWILFRNGWAEIAKLMSPSLGSLLWALGTLWLCIYPFMMFRRLFGNSWFRTIMKGSVLAFAHGTLLVIGFTVSVLLVLATM